The following proteins are encoded in a genomic region of Necator americanus strain Aroian chromosome II, whole genome shotgun sequence:
- a CDS encoding hypothetical protein (NECATOR_CHRII.G7969.T2): protein MRIDGVVYYPSQEIDWTDIKTASQWQIRVQGINVDPSERRLSSELIKMPIKGDPCDDQLENFKKGCPRPKVITTSNGAPINNKTNVLTVGPRGPLLMQDVVFMDEMAHFDRERIPERVVHAKGGGAHGYFEVTHDITKYCKADVFNKVGKQTPVFVRFSTVGGESGSADTARDPRGFAVKFYTEEGNWDLVGNNTPIFFIRDPILFPNFIHTQKRNPQTHLKDANMMWDFWGLRPESTHQVMFLMSDRGTPDGFRHMNGYGSHTFKLVNAEGNPVYCKFHFKPQKIRNLMADEAARLSGEDPDYAIRDLFNAIERGDYPMWNFFIQVMTFEQAEKSTMNPFDVTKVWPHGEYPLIPVGKMVLNRNPKNYFAEVEQAAFSPAHVVPGIEFSPDKMLQGRLFSYTDTHFHRLGTNYVQLPINCPYRARAHNTQRDGPASYDNQGDAPNYFPNSFNGHVECPRSAESKWRVSGDVQRHESITSDNFEQPRAFWRKVLSEEERSRLVENIFNSMKDCKPYIQDRAIQNFGKVDPDFGNRLRKMVDTYISQKEARARI, encoded by the exons ATGCGCATTGATGGTGTTGTTTACTACCCATCGCAAGAAATCGATTGGACCGATATCAAAACAGCATCACAAtggc agatcagagtgcAAGGAATAAACGTTG ATCCAAGCGAACGGCGGTTGTCAAGTGAGTTGATCAAAATGCCAATCAAAGGTGATCCATGCGATGATCAGCTAGAAAACTTCAAGAAAGGATGTCCG AGACCGAAGGTGATCACGACATCGAACGGAGCTCCTATAAACAATAAGACAAATGTGCTTACAGTTGGACCCAG AGGGCCATTGTTGATGCAAGATGTGGTTTTCATGGACGAAATGGCCCATTTCGATCGAGAACGGATTCCGGAGCGTGTAGTACACGCTAAGGGAGGAG gTGCACATGGTTACTTCGAGGTCACTCACGACATCACAAAATACTGCAAAGCAGATGTTTTCAATAAAGTTGGCAAACAGACACCAGTATTCGTGCGATTTTCTACAGTCG GAGGAGAGTCCGGCTCAGCCGATACTGCTCGTGATCCACGTGGATTTGCTGTGAAATTCTACACAGAGGAGGGCAACTGGGATCTG GTTGGCAACAACACACCGATTTTCTTCATCCGTGATCCAATCCTCTTCCCCAATTTCATTCACactcagaaaagaaatccacaaaCACATTTGAAAGATGCAAATATGATGTGGGATTTCTGGGGACTTCGTCCGGAATCTACTCATCAG GTGATGTTCTTAATGTCGGATCGTGGTACCCCAGACGGTTTCCGCCATATGAACGGTTACGGTTCGCATACGTTTAAACTGGTTAACGCGGAAGGAAATCCTGTATACTGTAAATTCCATTTCAAG CctcaaaaaatcagaaacctAATGGCAGACGAAGCCGCACGTTTAAGCGGAGAAGATCCAGACTATGCTATTCGTGATCTTTTTAATGCGATTGAGAGAGGAGATTATCCAATGTGGAACTTCTTTATTCAG gtgATGACCTTTGAACAAGCCGAAAAATCGACTATGAATCCGTTTGATGTCACCAAAGTTTGGCCGCACGGTGAATATCCACTGATACCCGTCGGTAAAATGGTGCTGAACAGAAATCCCAAGAACTATTTCGCTGAG GTGGAGCAGGCAGCGTTCAGTCCAGCACATGTGGTGCCTGGAATCGAATTCTCTCCGGATAAAATGCTTCAAGGACGTCTATTCTCCTACACTGATACACATTTCCATCGTTTGGGAACGAACTATGTCCAACTGCCGATCAATTGTCCTTATCGAGCACGTGCTCATAACACTCAACGAGATGGACCAGCTAGTTACGATAATCAAG GTGATGCGCCAAACTATTTCCCTAATAGCTTCAACGGTCATGTTGAATGCCCACGATCAGCTGAAAGTAAATGGCGCGTAAGTGGTGATGTTCAACGTCATGAATCCATCACTAGCGACAACTTCGAACAACCTCGAGCCTTCTGGAGGAAG GTTCTGAGCGAAGAAGAACGATCCCGTCTAGTCGAGAATATCTTCAACTCGATGAAGGATTGCAAACCATACATCCAGGATCGAGCGATTCAAAACTTTGGAAAG GTTGATCCTGACTTTGGAAACAGACTGCGAAAAATGGTTGACACTTACATTTCTCAAAAG GAAGCGCGTGCACGAATTTGA
- a CDS encoding hypothetical protein (NECATOR_CHRII.G7969.T1), with the protein MSSVTSYMMCNCCRTDPSERRLSSELIKMPIKGDPCDDQLENFKKGCPRPKVITTSNGAPINNKTNVLTVGPRGPLLMQDVVFMDEMAHFDRERIPERVVHAKGGGAHGYFEVTHDITKYCKADVFNKVGKQTPVFVRFSTVGGESGSADTARDPRGFAVKFYTEEGNWDLVGNNTPIFFIRDPILFPNFIHTQKRNPQTHLKDANMMWDFWGLRPESTHQVMFLMSDRGTPDGFRHMNGYGSHTFKLVNAEGNPVYCKFHFKPQKIRNLMADEAARLSGEDPDYAIRDLFNAIERGDYPMWNFFIQVMTFEQAEKSTMNPFDVTKVWPHGEYPLIPVGKMVLNRNPKNYFAEVEQAAFSPAHVVPGIEFSPDKMLQGRLFSYTDTHFHRLGTNYVQLPINCPYRARAHNTQRDGPASYDNQGDAPNYFPNSFNGHVECPRSAESKWRVSGDVQRHESITSDNFEQPRAFWRKVLSEEERSRLVENIFNSMKDCKPYIQDRAIQNFGKVDPDFGNRLRKMVDTYISQKEARARI; encoded by the exons ATGTCTTCGGTTACATCATACATGATGTGCAATTGTTGTCGTACAG ATCCAAGCGAACGGCGGTTGTCAAGTGAGTTGATCAAAATGCCAATCAAAGGTGATCCATGCGATGATCAGCTAGAAAACTTCAAGAAAGGATGTCCG AGACCGAAGGTGATCACGACATCGAACGGAGCTCCTATAAACAATAAGACAAATGTGCTTACAGTTGGACCCAG AGGGCCATTGTTGATGCAAGATGTGGTTTTCATGGACGAAATGGCCCATTTCGATCGAGAACGGATTCCGGAGCGTGTAGTACACGCTAAGGGAGGAG gTGCACATGGTTACTTCGAGGTCACTCACGACATCACAAAATACTGCAAAGCAGATGTTTTCAATAAAGTTGGCAAACAGACACCAGTATTCGTGCGATTTTCTACAGTCG GAGGAGAGTCCGGCTCAGCCGATACTGCTCGTGATCCACGTGGATTTGCTGTGAAATTCTACACAGAGGAGGGCAACTGGGATCTG GTTGGCAACAACACACCGATTTTCTTCATCCGTGATCCAATCCTCTTCCCCAATTTCATTCACactcagaaaagaaatccacaaaCACATTTGAAAGATGCAAATATGATGTGGGATTTCTGGGGACTTCGTCCGGAATCTACTCATCAG GTGATGTTCTTAATGTCGGATCGTGGTACCCCAGACGGTTTCCGCCATATGAACGGTTACGGTTCGCATACGTTTAAACTGGTTAACGCGGAAGGAAATCCTGTATACTGTAAATTCCATTTCAAG CctcaaaaaatcagaaacctAATGGCAGACGAAGCCGCACGTTTAAGCGGAGAAGATCCAGACTATGCTATTCGTGATCTTTTTAATGCGATTGAGAGAGGAGATTATCCAATGTGGAACTTCTTTATTCAG gtgATGACCTTTGAACAAGCCGAAAAATCGACTATGAATCCGTTTGATGTCACCAAAGTTTGGCCGCACGGTGAATATCCACTGATACCCGTCGGTAAAATGGTGCTGAACAGAAATCCCAAGAACTATTTCGCTGAG GTGGAGCAGGCAGCGTTCAGTCCAGCACATGTGGTGCCTGGAATCGAATTCTCTCCGGATAAAATGCTTCAAGGACGTCTATTCTCCTACACTGATACACATTTCCATCGTTTGGGAACGAACTATGTCCAACTGCCGATCAATTGTCCTTATCGAGCACGTGCTCATAACACTCAACGAGATGGACCAGCTAGTTACGATAATCAAG GTGATGCGCCAAACTATTTCCCTAATAGCTTCAACGGTCATGTTGAATGCCCACGATCAGCTGAAAGTAAATGGCGCGTAAGTGGTGATGTTCAACGTCATGAATCCATCACTAGCGACAACTTCGAACAACCTCGAGCCTTCTGGAGGAAG GTTCTGAGCGAAGAAGAACGATCCCGTCTAGTCGAGAATATCTTCAACTCGATGAAGGATTGCAAACCATACATCCAGGATCGAGCGATTCAAAACTTTGGAAAG GTTGATCCTGACTTTGGAAACAGACTGCGAAAAATGGTTGACACTTACATTTCTCAAAAG GAAGCGCGTGCACGAATTTGA
- a CDS encoding hypothetical protein (NECATOR_CHRII.G7970.T1), translating to MALNVLENDGAQEISHVEDDKNGESRLVDIDDREEYFVKPLYTYYCNCGQMAMISDCLLMRMPLRKRDGARVIDPERTTAKTFSTTGDTIYVQRPEGLEQQYRKNCKGCGVPLFYQHPFNLKLVFIFREALLSAQEVGGFSGNNEEQRAKKIIMKRNVKNQGKMGSVTVSTMEGEEEEEIEARETAESYSMNAKIVRDALKRKGMIKDKLLGREIAEGPASKKRGTLL from the exons ATGGCTCTCAACGTGTTGGAAAACGACGGCGCACAAGAGATTTCGCACGTTGAAGACGATAAAAAT GGTGAGTCGAGATTAGTTGATATCGACGATCGTGAAGAATACTTTGTGAAGCCCCTTTATACGTACTACTGCAACTGTGGACAA ATGGCTATGATTAGCGATTGCCTTCTAATGCGTATGCCGCTACGTAAAAGAGACGGTGCTCGTGTTATCGATCCAGAAAGAACAACAGCAAAGACTTTTTCCACCACCGGAGATACTATTTATGTACAAAG GCCTGAAGGTTTGGAGCAGCAGTATAGAAAGAACTGTAAAGGATGTGGTGTTCCTTTATTCTATCAGCATCCATTTAATTTGAAACTCGTCTTCATTTTCCGTGAGGCTTTGTTATCTGCACAGGAAGTCGGAGGTTTCAGTGGAAATAATGAGGAACAACGGGCAAAAAAG ATTatcatgaaaagaaatgtaaaaaatcaaggaaaaatggGTTCGGTCACTGTTTCTACCATGGAGGgcgaagaagaggaagagattGAAGCG CGTGAGACAGCTGAGTCCTACTCTATGAATGCAAAAATTGTCCGAGACGCTTTGAAACGGAAAGgaatgataaaggataagttGCTGGGGCGAGAAATTGCGGAAGGGCCAGCTTCAAAAAAACGAGGCACATTGTTGTGA
- a CDS encoding hypothetical protein (NECATOR_CHRII.G7971.T1): MLLKDCKTYFHTDNLYEILRVERTATVSEIKKGYYKQSVKWHPDKAGTDDASTKNATVKFQIITKAYQVLADKEKRVLYDESGIIDEENVLSEEESVNMWRQVFKKVTLEDIEKFIAQYKGSEEEEEDVIAAYNLCDGDMKKIMDSIMGTTYEDEPRIKEIINKKINEGILKETAKYRSTTSQTATNRRRRKAEKEAEEAEEEKKKLNIGDKSLQALILSRQADRSSNMDAFYDSLAAKYGGKEKRAKK, from the exons ATGCTGCTAAAAGACTGCAAGACCTACTTTCACACTGACAACCTCTACGAAATCCTTCGTGTTGAACGAACTGCAACAGTATCCGAAA TTAAGAAAGGTTACTACAAACAGTCGGTGAAATGGCATCCCGACAAGGCAGGCACAGATGACGCCTCAACGAAGAATGCTACagtgaaatttcaaataataaccAAAGCTTACCAAGTTCTGGCTGACAAAGAAAAACGGGTTCTCTATGATGAATCAG GTATAATCGATGAGGAGAACGTCTTGagtgaagaagaaagcgtCAACATGTGGCGACAAGTGTTTAAGAAGGTCACCTTGGAAGATATCGAAAAATTCATAGCACAGTACAAAG GGTctgaggaggaggaagaggatgTCATAGCTGCGTACAATCTTTGTGATGGAGATATGAAGAAGATTATGGACTCGATCATGGGTACTACTTATGAGGACGAACCAAGGATCAAG GAAATTATTAACAAGAAAATCAACGAAGGAATTCTCAAGGAGACAGCAAAATACAGATCTACTACGTCTCAG ACAGCTACAAATCGACGTCGTCgaaaagcagagaaagagGCTGAAGAAGCtgaagaggagaagaagaaacttaAT ATCGGTGACAAAAGTCTTCAAGCCCTCATCCTTAGTCGACAAGCAGATCGTTCGTCGAACATGGATGCTTTCTACGATTCACTGGCTGCCAAATATGGAGGCAAGGAAAAACGTGCCAAAAAGTAG
- a CDS encoding hypothetical protein (NECATOR_CHRII.G7972.T1) yields MGGVLSYFRGLFGQREMRILILGLDGAGKTTILYRLQVGEVVTTIPTIGFNVEQVEYKNLKFQVWDLGGQTSIRPYWRCYYANTDAIIYVVDSADRDRVGISRQELVAMLQEDELQGAILAVLANKQDIANCLTPAEVHKALGLEALRNRTFQIFKTSAAKGEGLDEAMEWLANNLQQRK; encoded by the exons ATGGGCGGAGTTCTCAGCTATTTTCGCGGTCTCTTTGGACAACGTGAGATGCGCATTTTGATTCTGGGGCTTGATGGTGCTGGAAAAACAACGATTCTCTACAGATTGCAG GTTGGGGAAGTTGTCACAACGATCCCCACTATAGGATTCAATGTGGAGCAAGTAGAATACAAGAACCTCAAGTTTCAG GTATGGGATCTTGGAGGACAGACTTCTATTCGCCCATATTGGCGATGCTATTATGCGAACACCGACGCTATCATATATGTTGTCGATTCAGCTGATAGAGACAGG GTTGGAATATCGCGTCAGGAATTAGTGGCAATGCTTCAGGAGGACGAACTTCAAGGGGCTATTCTTGCAGTTCTGGCAAATAAGCAG GATATTGCTAACTGTCTGACACCAGCCGAAGTTCACAAAGCTTTGGGTTTGGAGGCGCTACGCAATCGAACATTCCAGATCTTCAAAACATCAGCAGCAAAGGGAGAAGGACTTGACGAAGCGATGGAATGGTTAGCAAATAATTTGCAGCAGAGGAAATAA